The Saccharomonospora cyanea NA-134 genome includes a region encoding these proteins:
- a CDS encoding response regulator yields the protein MTTDEQQKRPVTVFLVDDHALFRAGARTELESVSDEVRVVGEAGSVGEAVAGIRRARPQVVLLDVHMPDGGGAEVLRKVRPELPDVVFLALSVSDAAEDVIAVIRAGARGYVTKTISSRELVRAVLRVADGDAVFSPRLAGFVLDAFADRPGAEPINDPDLDLLTPRERDVLRLLARGYAYKEIASELFISVKTVETHVSSVLRKTQLSNRYELSRWASDRRLV from the coding sequence GTGACCACAGACGAGCAGCAGAAACGACCCGTGACGGTGTTTCTCGTCGACGACCACGCTCTGTTCCGGGCAGGTGCCCGCACCGAGCTGGAGTCGGTGAGCGACGAGGTCCGGGTGGTCGGCGAGGCCGGCTCCGTGGGCGAGGCGGTGGCCGGTATCCGCCGGGCGCGGCCGCAGGTGGTGTTGCTCGACGTCCACATGCCCGACGGCGGTGGGGCCGAGGTGCTGCGCAAGGTGCGGCCGGAGCTGCCCGACGTGGTGTTCCTCGCGTTGTCGGTGTCCGACGCGGCCGAGGACGTGATCGCGGTGATCCGAGCGGGCGCGCGCGGGTACGTCACCAAGACGATCTCATCACGTGAGCTGGTGCGCGCGGTGCTTCGGGTGGCCGACGGCGACGCGGTGTTCTCGCCGCGCCTCGCCGGATTCGTGCTCGACGCGTTCGCCGACCGTCCGGGCGCCGAGCCCATCAACGACCCCGACCTCGACCTGCTCACCCCGAGGGAACGCGACGTGTTGCGACTGCTCGCGCGCGGCTACGCGTACAAGGAGATCGCCTCGGAGTTGTTCATCTCGGTGAAGACCGTGGAGACCCACGTGTCCAGCGTGTTGCGCAAGACGCAGCTGTCCAACCGCTACGAGCTCTCGCGCTGGGCCTCCGACCGGCGGCTCGTCTGA